The following nucleotide sequence is from Salvia splendens isolate huo1 chromosome 2, SspV2, whole genome shotgun sequence.
GGAAAATTAAAGAAGCACTTACTCGTTAGATAGGTATCAAACCGTGTCGATTGTAGATATATATGTCAGGAGCCATCGGGTGCAGCATCTCGCGCATCCTGCAAATTTGGCAACACGTTATTCGCCAATGAGGTCGTTTTGTTGAATGAATTTATAAGCGCATACATTTACTTCTTGCTGGAGCGCCTCCATCTCACTTCTGATCTCACTGAACGAAGGGCGTTTGCTAGGAATGGCTTCCCAGCATCTCTGCATCAGGCTTAGTATTGTGGGGTGTGCATTTATCGGGAGTTCTGGTCGAAGACCCTAGCAAGTGTATAAGAAACACAAAGTCAATACAGAACTTTGCACATCTTAGAATCAAAGCCTAAGGATTAGACCATTGTTGTATAAGAATTCAATATTCCTATGTTCGATCAATTCAATAGCGTGTCACAGAAAGTAGATACGGACCTGTCTCACTCCCAAGGCGGCTTGTAGAGGAGTCATGTTATCATAAGGTACCTGTAATCGAACGAAAAGGAGGCAAGGATGAATAAAGACAAGTGATATTTGTGGACCATAACTTGTAAAGTTTTTGTTCTATTGAGCCTTTAATTTTGTAGTAGTACTATACTTTTAAGCTTTGCCCTTGAACTTGTTTATTGAAAATTCTTCAGAAATAGTTAAAAAGATTATAGAAACAAAAATTTAACATCACCTTGGCTGTAACAAGCTCCCAAAGAACAATGGCAAAACTGAACACATCTGCTTTTTTGTCATATGGTTCATGGTTTATAACCTGTATAATGAAAGATGGTAAGAAACTCCTAGTCGGAAAGAGCCTAGGTTGCATATAAAGACAGAACTTTTCGTATTATGGAAACCAATAACTCAAAAAATCAAAGAGACATAAAATAAATGCTCGAGTCAAGCTACATGTATGTGTTTTCTTGTACCTCTGGTGCCATCCATCGGTATGTTCCGGTCTCTGCTGTCATAACCCCACCATTGTTCTGGAAACGCGCAACTCCAAAATCTGCCACTTTAACAACCTTGAAACACATTATCGAACATATCAACAAAGCATAACTCTAGAGATAGCAAAAGGGCTTCAATAGTAAGGTTACAAAACAAAAGGTTGAAAGTTTAAATTTCTTAAGAATAACTCACATTGGAAGTATCCATAAGCAAATTTGCAGTCTTCAGATCCCTGTGAATAACATTCTTCTGATGTAGATACTCCATTCCTTTGCAGATGTCAATTGCGAACTTCAGCAACTGTGGGAGCTTGATCGCAGGATGATTCTTATGCAAATATTCATAAAGGCTCCCTCCGGGCATGTACTCTAGAAATGATATTGAGACGAATAAATCTTAGGGAAACTCAGCCACCAATACAAGAATgccaaataaatttaataagaTGTTAAGAGGCCATTTAGCAAACTCAACTCCCTGAAGAGTATGGTTATAGAAACGAAAATATTGAGCGATGCTAGCTAGTTAAAGTATGCCACTCTACTCTTCTTGAAAGGACTTTACCTGTCACTATGTATAAATGTGGCAACTTTGTGCAAGCACCAATGAAACGCACAACGTTGTCATGCTGTACCTGTCTGCATTCCAATAAAAGGGATTTATATGCAGATTTAGGATAAAATATCCCTGGTTTCGTAAAAACAACCCCGAACTACCTTAGAATAGCAATTTCCTGCTCAAACTCTGCCTGCAGAGAGTTATTCAAATGCTCAGATTTGAGGACCTTCACAGCAACGTCTTCGCAAAGATATACTCCACGATACCTTGTCAATGAGAATACTAGAGACGTAAGCACTAGGAAAAATATGGGCCaacataaatcaacaaattCTAATGAGCAGCAGCATTGAACTAACAGATCTCCACAAGATCCAACTGCAATTTTCTCCCCTGTCTTCAGCAATCTCCAATCGATTTCCCAATCCTCCGAATTTCTCTGTGCAACAATATCGTCCAAAATTGACTGGGATCGCGAAGAACCAGACCACGATCCCTTGATAATTGAAAGGAGGGGATTTGTGAGGCAACATTTACCACTAGCCATTAACAATAATGCTATTCTTGTATAATAATTGGATGACCATATGAAGAGTAAACCGTAAGAGCCAATCAATGCATGGTAACAGACAGAAGAATGGCACTGAATTTAAACATATCAACTTTCAAAGTGTTGTTATGGGAAAACAAGATAATAATTACCTCACTCTCAGAAATTGCTTTTCTCATCATGTTGTACAAACCTTCTGTATCCTAATCATAGTATTGCAGAAGTCAAAAAACCCAACAACATAAAATATGCCGCATCTCACAAGCTCTTAAGCAAGATACCTCAGAATGCCATCCATCGAAAACAAATACGTCTAAGGAGTAGCCATCTGTTGTTGAAAAAACATGAGCTTCGCGGATATTTAGTCCAGTATCAGAGAGCAAAGCAGATAGCTGGGCACAAGAAAATAAATAGTTGGGGTAAAATCAAAGAATATCTAGCAATAACACTGTAATTTTACCTGACTGAGAAGTTTTGGCTTGTCAAGCGCTGAAAATATTATCTCATGAATTGGTAAGTGTGATGCTTCCTCCCTGCAATGCATATGGATTTTCGGTCATCCTATTACCGCTTAGTTTACATATCTTCCTGGTAATGATAAAAGTAGCTCACAAACTATTGGTCCTAAACCATCTCATATGATCTTGACTTGGATCCACGTCACGGTTTTCATGTGAATTCTAGATTCAGCTGGACAAAAACGAGCCCTATATATGTTTGACCACTCGTAATTCTTAAAAGCCGAGCTCCGTGCATTTAACATAAGTTTCCAATCTAGATCAATTTGTCCCTCCATCAAATAACCGACTAATGGGTGGAAGTCTACATTAACTCCTACGATATCTCAAATGCTAATGCAAGTTTCATCTTTTTGAGAGTCTAAAAGTGGAAGAGAAAAAATCATGAAAGGGATTGCAAAACTACCTTAGTGCAAAATCTTCAAGAGAAATCTCCTTGTTTACAGCATTGGAATCCTTCCTAACATCCAGATTCAGATCCTCAAGCTTAGAAAAAGTCTCATAGTCACCCCCAGAATTCCTGTTCCCAAGCAAATTATACTGGAAGATCATGCCTTTACCAGGAAAAAAATAGTCTATAATCAATTCATTACCAACGGACCCAAAATCTCACTTACCTATCATTTGACAAGTGGACGCCATTATTGACACTATCGTCTAGAAATGAGGCAGGGAGAGCACTTGAAATCTGTTCTCCCTCAAAATCATCATCTCTAGTGCAAAAATTCTAAGCagtataaaaatgatagtacaTTAGATACATATCATGAAGTGAGATGCTGGCAAATTACAAAATTAGTGCAGATAAACGGCTCAAATTTGAGAGATGTGGACCTATGTCCTCATGAATGATAAAGATATTGTCAATAAAGCAGTAGTCGCGAAAGCAAAAGTATTATCCTAGAACACTCCCCTTTCTGAGGAAcaacaatgaaaaaaaattctGGTATCTGGTATAACAAATAGTACCGGATACAAATCCCATCATTTTCAATGTTTTCATGCTTGGTTGGGGAAAACAAGCAAAATATCAATACTGTCTTTAATTCTTAACTTACTAAGTCACCGGAAAAACATAATATATCAAGAATGAAACAGCAAAATTCACTGACTTTTGTATGAGATTTTTTCTGCAGAATCATTAATAGTTTCCCTGCCCCCCACCACTCCCTTCTTTCTCTGTCAATCAATATAAAAATCAGCATCCATAAGCTTAAACTTGTGAGCTTCTGACTGCATCCTAATAATATCAAAACTATGAGCCACTAATGTTACACCCCTGAGGATGCGAAAGCACTTACAAACACTCCCGAGGATGCAAAAAATGGGGATCGGAACTgagtaataaaaaatgacaaatgtacCTCTAGAAAACGAATATGGAAAACAGGTTGATTGTCAGGATCTTTTGCACTAGCAAGAAGCTTCTGATGCAACAACACATCTTCCACCTTTTCCATATTGATA
It contains:
- the LOC121760287 gene encoding serine/threonine-protein kinase STY46-like isoform X1, translated to MEFAEEVGESSSPPRSYYGSANNDVIRNDVYNRLIQNGHEEAITNPDFFHLLEAHFSRLPTSYGLDINMEKVEDVLLHQKLLASAKDPDNQPVFHIRFLENFCTRDDDFEGEQISSALPASFLDDSVNNGVHLSNDRNSGGDYETFSKLEDLNLDVRKDSNAVNKEISLEDFALREEASHLPIHEIIFSALDKPKLLSQLSALLSDTGLNIREAHVFSTTDGYSLDVFVFDGWHSEDTEGLYNMMRKAISESEGSWSGSSRSQSILDDIVAQRNSEDWEIDWRLLKTGEKIAVGSCGDLYRGVYLCEDVAVKVLKSEHLNNSLQAEFEQEIAILRQVQHDNVVRFIGACTKLPHLYIVTEYMPGGSLYEYLHKNHPAIKLPQLLKFAIDICKGMEYLHQKNVIHRDLKTANLLMDTSNVVKVADFGVARFQNNGGVMTAETGTYRWMAPEVINHEPYDKKADVFSFAIVLWELVTAKVPYDNMTPLQAALGVRQGLRPELPINAHPTILSLMQRCWEAIPSKRPSFSEIRSEMEALQQEVNDARDAAPDGS
- the LOC121760287 gene encoding serine/threonine-protein kinase STY46-like isoform X2 is translated as MEKVEDVLLHQKLLASAKDPDNQPVFHIRFLENFCTRDDDFEGEQISSALPASFLDDSVNNGVHLSNDRNSGGDYETFSKLEDLNLDVRKDSNAVNKEISLEDFALREEASHLPIHEIIFSALDKPKLLSQLSALLSDTGLNIREAHVFSTTDGYSLDVFVFDGWHSEDTEGLYNMMRKAISESEGSWSGSSRSQSILDDIVAQRNSEDWEIDWRLLKTGEKIAVGSCGDLYRGVYLCEDVAVKVLKSEHLNNSLQAEFEQEIAILRQVQHDNVVRFIGACTKLPHLYIVTEYMPGGSLYEYLHKNHPAIKLPQLLKFAIDICKGMEYLHQKNVIHRDLKTANLLMDTSNVVKVADFGVARFQNNGGVMTAETGTYRWMAPEVINHEPYDKKADVFSFAIVLWELVTAKVPYDNMTPLQAALGVRQGLRPELPINAHPTILSLMQRCWEAIPSKRPSFSEIRSEMEALQQEVNDARDAAPDGS